A single genomic interval of uncultured Desulfobulbus sp. harbors:
- a CDS encoding IS1595 family transposase, with protein MEQTEHQQQLSLLQTFDQCFPTEEDCINFLFPLRWPEGFTCPFCRTQHPQITPRRYPVCPHCGNRSSLTTGTLMHGAKKPLRDWLLTIWWFSAAPFDVSAKELQRLLGLSCYQTAWTWLQKLRLAMGQADSAPCKGVVEIICDTVAPAYERKERAQVLTAAEIVLSLNITGRIRMRHIERLNSDTLVLFLKDSVQPTSTLLTADKRILEHLTGVGSYNLAPAQPSPSSAQPSRTQELNRSFETCLHTVHRGGVKVKHLQLYLDEFCFRNNASMLPDQQAVFQALLSGVLAESINDYRRVVQSGAALQGRQTKGRSL; from the coding sequence ATGGAACAGACGGAGCACCAACAACAACTCTCCCTACTGCAGACCTTTGATCAATGCTTTCCCACCGAGGAAGATTGCATCAATTTCCTCTTTCCGCTGCGATGGCCGGAGGGATTCACCTGCCCATTCTGCCGGACCCAGCATCCGCAGATAACGCCCAGGCGCTACCCGGTCTGCCCGCATTGCGGCAACCGCAGTTCGCTCACCACCGGCACCCTGATGCACGGCGCCAAAAAACCACTGCGCGACTGGCTGCTCACCATCTGGTGGTTCAGCGCCGCTCCCTTTGACGTCAGCGCCAAGGAGCTGCAACGGCTGCTCGGCCTCTCCTGCTACCAGACCGCCTGGACCTGGCTGCAAAAGCTGCGCTTGGCCATGGGCCAGGCCGACAGCGCCCCCTGCAAGGGCGTGGTTGAGATCATCTGCGACACCGTCGCACCGGCCTACGAGAGAAAGGAACGGGCCCAGGTGCTGACAGCGGCAGAAATTGTTCTTTCGCTCAACATCACCGGCCGCATCCGCATGCGCCACATAGAGCGGCTCAACTCCGACACCCTGGTGCTCTTTCTCAAGGATTCGGTCCAGCCCACATCCACCCTGCTCACCGCCGACAAACGCATTCTCGAACACCTGACCGGGGTGGGGTCCTATAATCTGGCCCCGGCCCAACCGTCTCCCTCTTCGGCCCAACCGAGCCGGACCCAGGAGCTTAACCGCAGCTTCGAAACCTGCCTCCACACCGTCCATCGCGGCGGGGTCAAGGTCAAGCATCTCCAACTCTATCTCGATGAATTCTGCTTCCGCAACAACGCCTCCATGCTGCCCGACCAGCAGGCGGTGTTCCAGGCACTGCTGAGCGGTGTGCTCGCGGAATCGATCAACGACTACCGTCGGGTCGTCCAGTCCGGTGCCGCCCTCCAGGGGCGGCAGACCAAAGGGAGGTCGCTATGA
- a CDS encoding PAS domain-containing protein, translating into MPEQSKFISQIAVLFIVTAILLLMMDRQMLIGPEDLSQWPFAVLSLVVLAGLFGVVAYLTNGRMRQLTQDRETLSQQLAEANLELTQTTNDLEARVERRTFEISVANASLNREIAERMQAEAETKRIKRQMELILESAGEGIFGLDVEGNLTFVNKAASQMLGWEPDDLVGQAHHAIIHHTRADGTAYPVDECPIHQAYRDGKIHFGDDEVFWKRDGSSFQVEYISTPILESRRLTGAVVVFRDLAAFRKPLTQDLTEGGVS; encoded by the coding sequence ATGCCTGAACAAAGCAAATTTATCAGCCAAATTGCCGTACTCTTTATCGTCACCGCGATCCTCCTCTTGATGATGGACCGGCAGATGCTGATCGGCCCGGAAGATCTGAGCCAATGGCCCTTTGCGGTCCTGTCACTGGTGGTGCTGGCCGGTCTTTTCGGTGTGGTGGCCTATCTCACCAACGGCCGCATGCGCCAGTTGACCCAGGATCGGGAAACCCTCAGCCAACAGCTGGCCGAGGCCAACCTGGAACTGACCCAGACCACAAACGACCTGGAAGCGCGGGTCGAAAGGCGCACCTTCGAGATCAGCGTGGCCAACGCCTCGCTGAACCGCGAGATTGCCGAGCGCATGCAGGCCGAGGCGGAGACCAAACGGATCAAGCGGCAGATGGAGCTGATCCTGGAATCCGCCGGCGAGGGCATCTTCGGCCTCGATGTCGAGGGCAACCTTACCTTTGTCAACAAGGCCGCCTCGCAGATGCTGGGCTGGGAGCCCGACGACCTGGTCGGCCAGGCGCACCACGCCATCATCCACCATACCCGGGCCGACGGAACCGCCTATCCGGTGGACGAATGTCCCATCCACCAGGCCTACCGCGACGGCAAGATCCATTTCGGCGACGACGAGGTCTTCTGGAAACGGGACGGCTCGAGCTTTCAGGTGGAATACATCAGCACCCCCATTCTGGAAAGCCGGCGCCTGACCGGGGCGGTGGTGGTCTTCCGCGACCTGGCCGCCTTTCGCAAACCGCTCACCCAAGACTTGACCGAGGGAGGTGTATCGTGA
- a CDS encoding sigma 54-interacting transcriptional regulator, translating into MNTPQQGTAILVIDDEESLRNTFQFFLQNQGYGPVHTASSFEEALQALAKQPYDLIISDIVLGGNTGIDILKRVREMGLSCPMVMITGYPTVETAAEAVRLGAFDYIPKPVDKEALLKTARIALRQHQLEQGQRRAEQEREKYRAFLETVFKSVTDAIVTVDQNLAIQEVNPAARLLLSELQPGLLEQGSLIPFCSQEACASLKKELLRVLKTGQEANAQLFECRNAEQRKKLLSAAVAPLKDGAGGAEGAVLVIRDLTTPESAGSSRRQHFHRFLGSSDAMQSVYTLIENVGRVDLTVLITGESGTGKELAAEALHQESHRRNRPLVKVDCTAIPESLLESELFGHRKGSFTGADRDRMGRILQADGGTLFLDEIGDISPMMQLRLLRFLQESTFYPVGQDTPIRVDVRVLAATNVDLKEKVRAGEFREDLYFRLRVIDVILPPLRERGNDVLLLTNYFIDKIAAKVGKQFGGISDQAKQLLLVYPWPGNVRELEHVIERACVLCQGTTLAADQLPPEIRQYRRQQEIEQPSIVPESGTATAAAVPLPDQDLSPSERIIEALRKSGGNKAKAARILGIDRTTLYRKLRELQLDLSQLDL; encoded by the coding sequence GTGAACACGCCGCAACAGGGGACTGCCATCCTGGTGATCGACGACGAGGAGAGCCTGCGCAACACCTTTCAGTTTTTCCTCCAGAATCAGGGATACGGACCGGTGCACACCGCCTCCTCCTTTGAGGAGGCCCTGCAAGCCCTAGCAAAACAACCCTATGACCTGATCATCAGCGACATCGTTCTCGGCGGCAACACCGGCATCGACATACTCAAACGGGTACGGGAGATGGGGCTTTCCTGCCCCATGGTGATGATCACCGGCTACCCCACGGTGGAGACCGCGGCCGAAGCGGTTCGCCTCGGCGCCTTTGACTATATCCCCAAACCTGTCGACAAGGAGGCCCTGCTCAAGACCGCACGTATAGCCCTGCGCCAGCACCAACTGGAACAGGGGCAACGACGGGCGGAACAGGAGCGGGAAAAATACCGGGCCTTTCTTGAAACCGTGTTCAAGAGCGTGACCGACGCCATCGTCACCGTGGACCAGAACCTGGCGATCCAGGAGGTCAATCCAGCCGCCCGCCTCCTGCTCAGTGAACTGCAACCGGGCCTCTTGGAGCAGGGGTCGCTCATCCCCTTCTGCAGCCAGGAGGCCTGCGCCTCCTTAAAAAAAGAACTGCTGCGGGTGCTGAAGACCGGCCAGGAAGCCAATGCCCAGCTCTTTGAATGCCGCAATGCGGAGCAGCGCAAGAAGCTGCTCAGTGCCGCTGTGGCACCACTCAAGGATGGGGCCGGCGGTGCGGAGGGGGCGGTGCTGGTCATTCGCGACCTGACCACACCGGAGAGCGCAGGCTCAAGTCGACGGCAGCATTTTCACCGTTTTCTCGGCAGCAGCGATGCCATGCAGTCGGTCTACACCCTGATCGAAAACGTGGGACGGGTCGACTTGACGGTCCTGATCACCGGCGAATCCGGCACAGGCAAGGAGCTTGCCGCCGAGGCCCTGCACCAGGAGAGCCATCGCCGCAATCGGCCGCTGGTTAAGGTGGACTGCACCGCCATACCCGAATCGCTTCTGGAGAGTGAACTGTTCGGCCATCGCAAGGGCTCCTTCACCGGTGCCGACCGCGACCGCATGGGCCGAATTCTCCAGGCCGACGGCGGCACCCTCTTTCTCGACGAAATCGGCGACATTTCGCCGATGATGCAACTCCGCCTGTTACGGTTTCTCCAGGAATCCACCTTCTATCCCGTGGGCCAGGATACGCCGATTCGGGTCGATGTGCGGGTTTTGGCCGCCACCAATGTCGATCTCAAGGAAAAGGTCCGGGCCGGTGAATTCCGTGAAGACCTTTACTTTCGCCTGCGGGTGATCGACGTTATCCTGCCGCCGCTGCGTGAACGCGGCAATGACGTACTCCTGCTCACCAACTATTTTATCGATAAAATCGCGGCCAAGGTCGGCAAACAGTTCGGCGGCATCTCTGACCAGGCCAAACAACTGCTTTTGGTCTATCCCTGGCCCGGCAACGTGCGTGAACTCGAACATGTGATAGAACGGGCCTGCGTCCTCTGCCAGGGCACGACCCTTGCCGCCGATCAACTGCCGCCGGAAATTCGACAGTACAGACGACAGCAGGAAATTGAGCAGCCCTCTATTGTGCCCGAGAGCGGAACGGCCACCGCAGCCGCGGTCCCCTTGCCCGACCAGGATCTTTCCCCCAGCGAACGCATCATTGAGGCCTTGCGGAAATCAGGCGGCAACAAGGCCAAGGCCGCGCGCATCCTCGGCATCGACCGCACCACTCTCTACCGTAAACTGCGGGAGCTCCAGCTCGATCTCTCCCAGCTCGATCTCTAA